A region from the Musa acuminata AAA Group cultivar baxijiao chromosome BXJ1-10, Cavendish_Baxijiao_AAA, whole genome shotgun sequence genome encodes:
- the LOC104000939 gene encoding protein IQ-DOMAIN 2 isoform X1, producing MGKKGKWFSAVKRVFSPESKAKKEARLKKKLESGTSKPTDSLERAASEVVPPPPPRHPEEDKVVEIENEQSRHACSAAVAAPAAIEPVVTSSEAAREIIRLKSTTKYPGKTTEEIAAIKIQTAFRGHLARRALRALRGLVRLKSLVDGDTVKRQATTTLRCMQTLARVQSQIRSRRIRMLEENQALQRQMLLKHERELESLKMGEEWDDSLQSKEQIEASLLSKQEAAIRRERALAYAFSHQQWKSSSKPVNPLFMDPNNLQWGWSWLERWMAARPWETRSTTDREPNDDRASIKSAMQSDGGGVILKAYACRNANPDKPSPSNQKPSRPASRQSPSTPPVKAPLLTGKMKSASPKRGWAPLEDDLRSMVSLQSERSRRHSLAAASVRDDESLAGSPAVPSYMAPTESARAKSRFQSLSDDTIESADRSSVVSAKKRLSFPTGERYSPASPAAVRRSSGPPKVDMALVKDVEVRS from the exons ATGGGGAAGAAGGGGAAGTGGTTCAGCGCTGTGAAGAGGGTCTTCAGCCCTGAATCAAAGGCGAAGAAGGAAGCG AGATTGAAGAAGAAACTGGAATCTGGGACTTCCAAACCTACTGACTCATTAGAGCGTGCTGCTTCCGAGGTagttcctcctccgcctcctcgtcATCCGGAGGAGGATAAAGTAGTGGAGATTGAGAATGAGCAGAGCAGGCATGCTTGTTCCGCAGCAGTTGCCGCTCCTGCTGCCATTGAACCTGTTGTGACATCTTCTGAGGCCGCAAGGGAGATCATTCGCCTCAAAAGCACCACAAAATACCCAGGCAAGACGACAGAAGAGATCGCTGCAATCAAGATCCAGACTGCTTTCCGAGGCCACCTG GCAAGGAGAGCTCTACGGGCATTGAGAGGGTTGGTTAGGTTGAAGTCACTGGTTGATGGTGATACTGTTAAGCGTCAGGCTACAACCACATTACGATGCATGCAGACCCTGGCAAGGGTTCAATCACAGATCCGCTCAAGGAGAATCAGGATGCTAGAAGAGAACCAGGCTCTTCAGCGACAAATGCTGCTCAAACATGAAAGAGAGCTTGAAAGTTTGAAG ATGGGTGAGGAATGGGATGACAGTTTGCAATCAAAAGAACAGATTGAGGCAAGTCTGTTAAGCAAGCAAGAGGCTGCAATAAGAAGAGAAAGAGCACTGGCTTATGCATTTTCTCATCAG CAGTGGAAGAGTTCCTCAAAGCCAGTGAATCCATTGTTTATGGACCCCAACAACCTACAATGGGGTTGGAGCTGGTTGGAGCGATGGATGGCAGCAAGGCCATGGGAGACCAGGAGCACAACAGATAGAGAACCGAACGATGACCGTGCCTCCATCAAGAGTGCCATGCAGAGTGATGGAGGTGGGGTAATCTTAAAAGCTTATGCTTGTCGCAATGCCAATCCAGATAAGCCGTCACCATCAAACCAGAAACCAAGTCGTCCTGCAAGCCGCCAATCTCCCTCGACACCACCTGTGAAGGCACCATTGTTAACAGGGAAGATGAAATCAGCAAGTCCGAAGCGTGGTTGGGCACCATTGGAAGACGACTTGAGGAGCATGGTCAGCCTGCAATCTGAGCGATCCAGGAGGCACAGCTTAGCAGCAGCATCAGTGAGAGACGATGAGAGCCTAGCTGGTTCACCAGCTGTTCCGAGCTACATGGCACCCACGGAATCAGCAAGAGCGAAGTCCCGCTTCCAGAGCCTTTCAGATGACACCATTGAGTCTGCAGACAGATCCTCTGTGGTTTCTGCGAAGAAGAGGCTGTCTTTCCCCACAGGAGAGAGATACAGTCCAGCATCTCCAGCTGCGGTGAGACGGAGCTCAGGTCCTCCCAAGGTGGACATGGCATTGGTGAAGGATGTAGAAGTCCGATCCTGA
- the LOC104000940 gene encoding elongation factor 1-alpha, with protein MGKEKVHISIVVIGHVDSGKSTTTGHLIYKLGGIDKRVIERFEKEAAEMNKRSFKYAWVLDKLKAERERGITIDIALWKFETTKYYCTVIDAPGHRDFIKNMITGTSQADCAVLIIDSTTGGFEAGISKDGQTREHALLAFTLGVKQMICCCNKMDATTPKYSKARYDEIVKEVSSYLKKVGYNPEKIPFVPISGFEGDNMIERSTNLDWYKGPTLLEALDMIQEPKRPSDKPLRLPLQDVYKIGGIGTVPVGRVETGVLKPGMVVTFGPTGLTTEVKSVEMHHEALQEAFPGDNVGFNVKNVAVKDLKRGFVASNSKEDPAKEAANFTSQVIIMNHPGQISNGYAPVLDCHTSHIAVKFAEILTKIDRRSGKELEKEPKFLKNGDAGFVKMIPSKPMVVETFSQYPPLGRFAVRDMRQTVAVGVIKSVEKKDPTGAKVTKAAAKKK; from the exons ATGGGGAAAGAGAAGGTTCACATCAGCATTGTGGTCATTGGTCACGTCGATTCTGGCAAGTCAACCACCACTGGGCATCTTATCTACAAGCTGGGTGGTATTGACAAGCGTGTCATTGAGAGGTTTGAAAAGGAGGCTGCTGAGATGAACAAGAGGTCATTCAAGTATGCCTGGGTTCTTGACAAGCTTAAGGCTGAGCGTGAGAGAGGGATTACCATTGATATTGCACTTTGGAAGTTTGAAACAACCAAGTATTATTGTACTGTCATTGATGCTCCAGGACACCGTGACTTCATTAAAAATATGATCACTGGAACATCCCAGGCTGACTGTGCTGTTCTTATCATTGACTCAACTACTGGTGGTTTTGAAGCTGGTATCTCTAAGGATGGCCAGACTCGTGAGCATGCTCTGCTTGCTTTTACCCTTGGAGTTAAACAGATGATTTGCTGCTGCAACAAG ATGGATGCAACCACACCAAAGTATTCCAAGGCCAGGTATGATGAAATCGTCAAGGAGGTTTCTTCTTACCTCAAGAAGGTGGGTTACAACCCTGAGAAGATTCCTTTTGTCCCCATCTCTGGATTTGAGGGTGACAACATGATCGAGAGGTCTACCAACCTGGATTGGTACAAGGGCCCAACCCTTCTCGAGGCTCTTGACATGATCCAGGAACCAAAGAGGCCATCAGACAAGCCCCTTCGTCTTCCTCTTCAGGATGTGTACAAGATTGGTGGTATTGGTACTGTTCCGGTTGGACGTGTTGAGACTGGTGTCCTCAAGCCTGGCATGGTTGTTACTTTTGGTCCAACAGGTTTGACAACCGAAGTTAAGTCAGTTGAGATGCACCATGAAGCTCTCCAAGAAGCCTTCCCTGGTGACAATGTTGGCTTTAACGTGAAGAATGTTGCTGTGAAGGATCTTAAGAGAGGTTTCGTCGCATCCAATTCTAAAGAAGATCCTGCAAAGGAGGCTGCTAACTTCACTTCTCAGGTCATCATCATGAACCACCCAGGCCAAATTAGCAATGGTTATGCCCCTGTGCTCGACTGCCACACGTCCCATATTGCAGTCAAGTTTGCTGAGATTCTCACCAAGATCGATAGACGTTCTGGAAAGGAGCTTGAGAAGGAGCCAAAGTTCCTCAAGAATGGCGATGCAGGCTTCGTGAAGATGATTCCGTCCAAGCCCATGGTTGTGGAAACGTTCTCCCAGTATCCTCCACTTGGTCGTTTTGCTGTGAGGGATATGCGTCAGACTGTGGCCGTGGGTGTCATCAAGAGTGTCGAGAAGAAGGATCCTACCGGTGCTAAGGTCACCAAGGCTGCTGCCAAGAAGAAATGA
- the LOC104000938 gene encoding tetraspanin-3: MMRGSNTLIGAVNFVTFLISIPILGGGIWLSAKANSTDCLRFLQWPLIIIGIAIMVISLMGFAGACYRLTWLLRIYLFVMFFVVVALLSFVVFAYAVTDRGHGQVVMDRAFLEYQLSDYSGWLKDRVSDPGYWAKISACLRDSRVCPKMARYGRDSTTGLLIPEPAVLFYQRHLSPIESGCCKPPTSCWFTYVNETYWTAQPGTVVNDIDCTRWSNEQHSLCYQCGSCKAGVLASIRHNWRKVSVINIVVLVILVIVYVIGCAAFRNAKRIDNDEPFGENRMSKARPSRFQF, encoded by the exons ATGATGCGAGGTAGCAACACCCTCATCGGGGCCGTGAACTTTGTCACGTTCCTGATATCGATCCCCATCTTGGGCGGCGGAATATGGCTCAGTGCCAAGGCCAATTCCACCGACTGCCTCCGCTTCCTCCAGTGGCCGCTCATCATCATCGGCATCGCCATCATGGTCATCTCCCTCATGGGCTTCGCCGGCGCCTGCTACCGCCTCACCTGGCTGCTCCGCATCTACCTCTTCGTCATGTTCTTCGTGGTCGTCGCGCTCCTCAGCTTCGTCGTCTTCGCCTATGCCGTCACCGACCGCGGCCACGGCCAGGTCGTCATGGACCGCGCCTTCCTCGAGTACCAGCTCTCGGACTACTCCGGCTGGCTCAAGGACCGCGTATCCGACCCCGGGTACTGGGCCAAGATCAGCGCCTGCCTCCGCGACAGCCGTGTGTGCCCCAAGATGGCGAGGTACGGCCGGGACTCCACCACGGGGTTGCTCATCCCTGAGCCCGCGGTTCTGTTCTACCAGAGGCATCTCTCCCCTATCGAG TCTGGGTGTTGTAAGCCTCCCACTTCGTGTTGGTTTACATACGTAAATGAGACATACTGGACTGCACAACCAGGGACTGTGGTGAATGACATTGACTGCACCAGGTGGAGCAACGAGCAACATTCACTGTGCTACCAGTGTGGCTCATGTAAGGCTGGGGTTCTCGCGAGCATCAGGCATAACTGGAGGAAGGTCTCTGTGATTAACATTGTTGTGCTCGTCATCCTCGTGATCGTGTACGTCATTGGTTGTGCCGCATTCAGAAACGCAAAAAGGATCGACAACGATGAGCCCTTCGGAGAGAACAGGATGAGTAAAGCAAGACCTAGCAGGTTCCAGTTCTAG
- the LOC104000939 gene encoding protein IQ-DOMAIN 2 isoform X2, translating into MGKKGKWFSAVKRVFSPESKAKKEARLKKKLESGTSKPTDSLERAASEVVPPPPPRHPEEDKVVEIENEQSRHACSAAVAAPAAIEPVVTSSEAAREIIRLKSTTKYPGKTTEEIAAIKIQTAFRGHLARRALRALRGLVRLKSLVDGDTVKRQATTTLRCMQTLARVQSQIRSRRIRMLEENQALQRQMLLKHERELESLKMGEEWDDSLQSKEQIEASLLSKQEAAIRRERALAYAFSHQWKSSSKPVNPLFMDPNNLQWGWSWLERWMAARPWETRSTTDREPNDDRASIKSAMQSDGGGVILKAYACRNANPDKPSPSNQKPSRPASRQSPSTPPVKAPLLTGKMKSASPKRGWAPLEDDLRSMVSLQSERSRRHSLAAASVRDDESLAGSPAVPSYMAPTESARAKSRFQSLSDDTIESADRSSVVSAKKRLSFPTGERYSPASPAAVRRSSGPPKVDMALVKDVEVRS; encoded by the exons ATGGGGAAGAAGGGGAAGTGGTTCAGCGCTGTGAAGAGGGTCTTCAGCCCTGAATCAAAGGCGAAGAAGGAAGCG AGATTGAAGAAGAAACTGGAATCTGGGACTTCCAAACCTACTGACTCATTAGAGCGTGCTGCTTCCGAGGTagttcctcctccgcctcctcgtcATCCGGAGGAGGATAAAGTAGTGGAGATTGAGAATGAGCAGAGCAGGCATGCTTGTTCCGCAGCAGTTGCCGCTCCTGCTGCCATTGAACCTGTTGTGACATCTTCTGAGGCCGCAAGGGAGATCATTCGCCTCAAAAGCACCACAAAATACCCAGGCAAGACGACAGAAGAGATCGCTGCAATCAAGATCCAGACTGCTTTCCGAGGCCACCTG GCAAGGAGAGCTCTACGGGCATTGAGAGGGTTGGTTAGGTTGAAGTCACTGGTTGATGGTGATACTGTTAAGCGTCAGGCTACAACCACATTACGATGCATGCAGACCCTGGCAAGGGTTCAATCACAGATCCGCTCAAGGAGAATCAGGATGCTAGAAGAGAACCAGGCTCTTCAGCGACAAATGCTGCTCAAACATGAAAGAGAGCTTGAAAGTTTGAAG ATGGGTGAGGAATGGGATGACAGTTTGCAATCAAAAGAACAGATTGAGGCAAGTCTGTTAAGCAAGCAAGAGGCTGCAATAAGAAGAGAAAGAGCACTGGCTTATGCATTTTCTCATCAG TGGAAGAGTTCCTCAAAGCCAGTGAATCCATTGTTTATGGACCCCAACAACCTACAATGGGGTTGGAGCTGGTTGGAGCGATGGATGGCAGCAAGGCCATGGGAGACCAGGAGCACAACAGATAGAGAACCGAACGATGACCGTGCCTCCATCAAGAGTGCCATGCAGAGTGATGGAGGTGGGGTAATCTTAAAAGCTTATGCTTGTCGCAATGCCAATCCAGATAAGCCGTCACCATCAAACCAGAAACCAAGTCGTCCTGCAAGCCGCCAATCTCCCTCGACACCACCTGTGAAGGCACCATTGTTAACAGGGAAGATGAAATCAGCAAGTCCGAAGCGTGGTTGGGCACCATTGGAAGACGACTTGAGGAGCATGGTCAGCCTGCAATCTGAGCGATCCAGGAGGCACAGCTTAGCAGCAGCATCAGTGAGAGACGATGAGAGCCTAGCTGGTTCACCAGCTGTTCCGAGCTACATGGCACCCACGGAATCAGCAAGAGCGAAGTCCCGCTTCCAGAGCCTTTCAGATGACACCATTGAGTCTGCAGACAGATCCTCTGTGGTTTCTGCGAAGAAGAGGCTGTCTTTCCCCACAGGAGAGAGATACAGTCCAGCATCTCCAGCTGCGGTGAGACGGAGCTCAGGTCCTCCCAAGGTGGACATGGCATTGGTGAAGGATGTAGAAGTCCGATCCTGA